A segment of the Corythoichthys intestinalis isolate RoL2023-P3 chromosome 16, ASM3026506v1, whole genome shotgun sequence genome:
atgttatattcactgttgccaatgaagggcagtgtatcccacCAGatcataaaactaaatgcaaacactttcaaaaccaacCATTACAATGGTAAatagtaaatggtgttatacttatatagcgcttttccaccttccgAGGCGCTCAATGCCACTTTTAACAAATACTTGAAgctgcaaaatttaatttgaatcttttttttttctagttgaattactcgagttaatcgattaatcgttgcagcactattttaATGCAACAAAGCACTCCAAGCACTTGTCTTTTCCACATGGCTTTgagctaggagtgggaacctcttggtacctcacgattcgatacgatttgcgatacaaagctcacgataacgatctatcgatatggcgatacaacgattatcgatacattggtcaggaaatcattctaggatattctacaaactaataaacagaaaaacaagcttctgctgtgaattggaatgagtttatcactagtacacgtccaatccatttgaactgggaggattgaacgtctatggctgtcagtggcagccaatgccaggcaattgggtaattttgggccatttaaggtcatttacctgctgatttcagttacttcctgttgattttggagtattttatgagtcacttcctatttagttACAGAATCACCCAAATTAATTGGCAGTGGCTCAaacacaacaggaaatgacctgtaaacgctctaaaatgaacagtaagtgacctgtaaatgccctgaaaatcggacagaatgactgtgaatgctctggtttcgaatgaacgaacattcccagtagggctgcagttatcgatgattttagtagtcgattaatcaatgaactagttagttcgaataatagagtaattggataaggaacatgaaaaattaaaatacctgagctgagcctcaaacggtttaaaacaaataagtaaataagaatccatgtacaacaaaagaacaattgctaacttacatagcaaaagtctgctagtgtaaatgctataaaactgttttttttttttcttacaatgctcttaactcatggttcagacacatattcccacaaaaaacggctaaatatacctataaactaaattacgaatgcattaaaaaacattagctcaaacaaaaacttggcttatgttggtcttaacatggagcagctggcttcagccacgtgaaatgaggcagactagagggcagggtATCCAAATCTGGGgttgcgttaaccgaatattttccgtcgttgaccggttttttaaaacggtgacggaaaaaactgaagtccatctgtcattttgacaggttgcaattcacaccccagaccacagggtggcgagtgagcatattaattagctattgtctctgttGATGCATGATGTcgctggccttactcggaaaaatgtcaacgcaactgagtgtccgaagtttcttcaaaaagccccaaaacaacgatggtgttgataaaagagggactggtgcagtggaggatgaaggatgacaacgaatcaagtgaatcgccggttcactcctcacagcggcgagcagttgaaaacaccgccaattactaagaagggcagaattggtaacacggtgaaagcggcataaagccaaaaaagcggaccagactaaccagagcctgaaattatttcaaggaaaatatggagggtgccaccactgtgtgtactctttttgctaagctgagctcgcataccacggtagcacgtcggctatgaacgaacacttgacgcgccgtctcccaggtgtatttcggaagacaacaggaaacaacaagctagcggattgtaagtccatacaactttctaacgattttttaaaaaaattgaagttgcctttatgtgcgtcgtatcagcgtgcatttttatttagtaatcataatacatttaaaaatatatatatatatatatatatatatatatatatgtgtgtgtgtgtgtaatggaattatataatattttattaaatgtattaggatcatggaaggtcccacttggggggaaaaaaaatatatcatgtatatacataatataataaaaatatatatggaaacacagcactggcctgcttagtgtaatccatgactgcactaatgttagttactttatattatgcatcaagatatagtcattttaaaaatttaagtgactggtaaaaatggattatgaccggatttttatgaccctgtcagtcaaaatgacagacaacaaaaaagtctagcgcaacctctgatccgAATattactagagggcagtgtatccaatccaaataaataaaactaaatgcaaacactttcaacatacacattacaatgccactttaattaaacgaatactcgaagcagcaaaatttaattagaatctTTTTTTCGAATCAGCACTATAGtttccagtccaaatggattgggcgtcgagcaccgtcaatgcagccttattgTATacataactgagacactattacggtggaagattttggtagcaacatgttggttccttttttaaaattttttttagacattgacacctttttaaaatgatatctcgattcttggcaggagcatatcgataaccttttgggatgcaaactatcacgatatatcaccatttcgatattttgtcacacccctagcttTGAAGCACATAAACTTGGTGACTTTTTAAGCAAACGGAAGATAAATGTGAACTGCAACTTCAAAGTACAAATAGGTCAGGAGTTCActatattttattcattatggAGCTTTTCCAGAAATTCTGTCAGGCTTTTGATTGGTTAAAATTTTTTGTTTATAGCACCGCACTTTGCTTCTCTCTCTCTCAATATTCTTGACAAACCCAGTGTCATTTAAATGAGTGCTAAAAATGTGGACTCTTTTGCTCTTCAGCCGGTTGGAGACCATCTTAGAGGTGCCACTCAGCCGCCGTGACGGCGCCGAGTTGTTCTTCGGCCAGCGCCGCATCAAGCGCTCTGTGGTGTTCCCCGAAATGGGCGCTGCCCGGAAGCCCAAGAAGGTAGCGGTCGGCGGAGGCAAAGTGGGAGTTGTGTCGTCCCGCACCCGGCGAGGGGGCTTCGCCAAGGGCGGCACAACCCCGTCTCTCCTGCCGCCACCGGACGCTGACACTCTTCTGTGCTCCAAGCTGAAGCAGCTGGACTTGTGGATTTCCAGCGACCGGGCGGATGCCGGGTGTTAATGTTGGTAGTTTTCCCGAACACGTTGCCTTGGTGCTTGTAGTTTTGGCTGCTACGGTTACCACACTTGTACCACAGTAATGGCAGCTCTTATTTATTGCAACTTAATCACATGACGCTCTtgttattgtgtgtgtgttgtcgTTTAATGAGGCGGCTTTAAACACAATGTTAGTATTCTCTTTGTATCCAAGAgtcgtttattttttatttctacagTGTCTGTATAAAAAGCACAACAAGCATCAAAGTAAGAAGGCaataatacgttttttttttgttttttttcaaccatGTTGGGTAACTTAAACGTTTTCTACAATATTTGGTATTGAATGTCAAGTATTTGTCACGTACAAATGCTGTCACACTTGTTTTTATACATGTGGTTTTACAAGCGGTGGAAAAATAAATATCAGCTTCTAAACGTGCCATACGCTTTGTTTTGTTCTGCCACCTCAGTCTTTCAGTGTGACCAAGTAGGAAATGAGCGCCATGAGTATCGGAGTAAGTGCCAGAATGGTCAGCCAGATGACAATGGAGGTGATGGCAAGCCTTTTGGACCGTCGTGAAAAACGGGCCGACAGCTCTCTGTTCACCTCCTTTTCGGCCTgtcgggaagaaaaaaaaatcttttggctGGCATTAACAGCCTTGGACATGCAAACTGCAATAAATGAAGACCCCTTGTTCGCAGATTATGTTCATTACATGGTTTATCCAGACAATTCCTGAATATGTACTCTGATTGTGTGCAAAGGACAAGTGCAGGGTTGTCCAAATTTTCcacgtttgttttctccttttttGAAAATCTAACTTCAAGTCACAATTTCTCCAAGATGAAACATCGTCACAAAATAGTTGATTATGTCTTTGGAAAACCAATGATTCTGTCTACAAATTCTTactatttttgcttttgtgatttttttttgtattttcaaaTGTTTCCTCAATTAGGTCATCTTTAACACAATGTTAGGATTAATAATAGTTACATTATGGAACACTCACATTatcctttgaatttttttttttttttaacattttcctTGTTCTCTAAAGTCTCCAATgcttatgtttttacaatttaaTATATTCACCAtttgagttttaaaaaaaaaaaaaatttaaatacatgCAAATTATGAAGTCATTCATTGCTATTGACCCAGACATGGCTGGCATTTGACTGATCCTATTTTACTGCCATTGAGTGCATAGACTGGCAGCAATTGTTTGCATTCTGGTCAAAATGGATAGGAcacctagcgccgtcaatggcagacaatggttaaaaaataaagattggaattttttttttaatgagatctGTCTCATTCCAGTTAATCAACACTCTTTTAAAAGCCTATACTCATTCCTAACCAAAATCACTTAAGCCCCCGATCCATTCCCTCGTCTCATGTGCTCTGCTAATTTTTGTGACGCAATCCTGACATTCTCCACAAAAATCACTGACATTCACCAATCCCTGACTCACCACGGCACTGCAGTTTCTGGGACTGACCCTGTTCCCTTTCATGTTCCTCTCATCAGCACCCTCTCCACATTTTACCTTCCTTCAATCCCAGCTATCTCTGACATCATCACCAAATCCAAACCCACTACCTGTCATCTTGATCCTCTTCCCACTGCCCTCATCAAAACCTCTCTTCCCTCAAGTGTCCCCCTCATCACTACTATCATTCACTCCTCAATCATATCCGGTACAGTTCCTCCATCTCTCAAAACTGCTTCCATCACACCCATTCTGAAGAAACCCAACCTGGATCCCACCAATTTCAATAACCGCCCCTTTTCCGACCTACCTTTCATTTCCaaagttcttaaaaaaaaaaaaccccgttGCATCCCAACTCTATAACCACCTAATTACCAATGACATTTAAGAGCAGTTTCAATCTGGTTTCCGCCACCTCCACAGCACAGAAACAGCCTTACTTAAAATTACAAACGACCTCCTCATAGCATCCGAGTCTGGTTTTTCGATCAATCCTTGTCCTCCTCGATCTCACTGCCGCCTTCGACACCATTTCCCACACAATCCTTCTCGACTGACTCTCCTCCCTTGGTATCATCCACACACCCCTTTCCTGGTCCACTTTCTACCTGTCCGACCGCACACAATTTGTCAAATTCGGCCCCCATAAATCCAATTCCCTCCCTGTCTCCGCTGGCGTGCCCCAGAGTTCTGTCCTGGGTCTGCTCCTCTTTATCATTTACAGTATCCCCCTCGGTTCCATCTTCcgcaaacacaacattcacttccactgttacgcggatgacacccagctctTCATCTCCTCAAAACCAACCGCCTCCCTCCGACCTTCCTCCATCACCCTCTGCTTAGAAGACATTAATTCTTGGTTCTCCCCTAACTTCTTCCTTCTCAACAGCTCAAAATCAGAAGTCCTCCTAGTTGGAACCACCACAATGCTCTCTCATGTCCATAAGTTCTCTATTACCATCAACAGTGTACCAAACTCTCATAGTCAGGTTAAGAGTCCGGGAgtcatcctcgacagcacgCTCTCCTTCCGGTCACATATCAACAGCATCACCAAATCAGCCTATTTCCACCTTCGCAACATTTCTCgtctcctcccttctctcacccgccatatcgcttccaccctggtctgtagtctaataacctcccggctcgattactgcaactcactgctctttggtctccctaacaagtccctccaaaaactgcagctcctccagaactcagcagcacgcctcatcactcaGACCCCCGCCACaaaccacatcacccccatcctccgtcaacttcactggcttcccgtcaaacaaagaatcaattacaagatcctcatcatcaccttcaaaacaCTCCATGGCTTGGCCTCTCCCTACCTTTGCAGTCTACGCTGTTTAAACAATCCACCCTGTCCACTTCGCTGTTCCACTATCCTCCCCCTTTCagtcccccgtgtccgcctccccacctttggttccagagctttaagtcagtgtgccccccagctctggaactccctaccccctgatcttcgCAGTATATCTACcctttcacttttcaaatccagactcaaaacacacctgttcactctttcttacccaccatgacCCCTGCTCTGTTATATCTTTACTTctctttattgtgcttttaatcttttatctttttaatctctttttttaatgattgttttgatcgtactgtgattccatctctcttgtgaagcgtctttgtgtggcttgaaaagcgctctagaaataaaatgtattattattatctagCACACTGTTTTCCAATAGATTATTCCATAAGAAAGTGTGTTTCTTTAGCTATATTTACTTTACATATGGGGGCTGACAGCACAAATAGGGGAGAGAAAAAGATTATAATTTGGTAGTGCATATGCAATATACAAACCAGTGTTCATTTTTGACAAAATGATACAGCATTTACtgggctgtttttcttttttgtgggcTGGGGGAGTCTACATTTATTTAATCGATATAAAGTATCTCTTCACGAAACCTACCTTAACTGAGTTAATGAGCGCTTTGATTCCGATGCAGGAGATGCCGCAGATGATGCTGCAGACAGCCAGCTTCCTGTGATGCTTGTCTTGACAGCAAGCTGTCGTAACGCAGCCATTTTTCTTCGCAGTGTAGGTCGTCTGTGAGTCCGCCGATCCCGGCATCGTGTTCAGCGGCGTCTCTTCGTCTACTTTTATGCTGATATCAGATGAGTGGGACATGTCTTTGACCAGAAGAAAAACACATTAATGTAAGTTTTGTGTGCTCACATAAAGGCAGTGCTTTTTAATCATAAACAAAtcttttttgtcttttcttttaTGTCTTTTCCACCCCAAATTGAACAAAGCTATCCCAACATTATAGCCATATAAAATGGTTATTGCTACAGCAGTGGTGTGAATAAAGCATATTAAATTCTCAAagccttttttttcaaaatgagttCTTCAGCACAAAATAAAGGTATATTTATACGTTTAAATATCTTATTTTTAcgtaaataaacataaaacgtTGGTCATCCGTTGtgatattggcacccctgcaatactgtcagataatgctcaacttTTCCCAGaacatgattgcaattacaaatgctttggtagtaataccttcttttactttgcttgcaatgaaaaaacacaaaagagaatggaatttttaaaaaaaaatcatgatcattttacacaaaactccaaaaatgggccggacaaaagtgttggcacccgctgaaaaatcatgtgatgcttctccaaTTTGTATAATCAGCAGTACctcttacttacctgtggcacatgacAGGTGTtgctgccatgtgattggctgattagaaattaagtgttaacgagcagttggacaggtgtacctaagaaagtggctggtgagtgtatatatatacacacactgtatatacactgtgtatgtatatatatatatatatatatatatatatatatatatatatatatatatatatatatatatatatatatatatatatattaggggtgtcaaacgattaacattttttaatcgagttaatttcagcttaaaaattaattaatcgtaattaatcgcaattcaaaccatctataaaatatgccatatttttcagtaaattattgttggaatggaaagacacaagatggatatatacatgaaacatacggtacataagtactgtatttgtttatcataacaataaatcagcaagatgacattaccattattaacatgctgttaaagcgatccatggatagaaagacttgtagttcttaaaagatgttaGTAAGTtatcgaaattttatattaaaacccctcttaacgttttcgttttaataaaatttgtaaaattttcaatcaaaaaataaactagtagcccgccattgttgatgccaataattacttacacaatgctcatgggtgctgaagcctataaaatcagtcgcacccaagcgccagcagagggcgacaaaactccgaaaaacacaacaagtacacatttaactgtgctgtcattttaatgtttgagcggtgcatgtgcgttaattgcgtcaaatattttaatgtgattaatttaaaaaattaattaccgcccgttaacgcgctaattttgacagcccttatatatatatatatacacacacacacacacacacacacacacacacactgtatatacagtatgtatatgtatatatatatatatatatatatatatatacatatatatacatacatatatatacatacatacatacacactgtaaatacagtatatacagtgtatatatacacagggtgATTGAAAAGTAACTCCCTATTTTATAATACTTAGAATTCATTCAAATGTATGACAAATCCATGTTCTCGTTTTTTCCCCAGATCTATTAATTTGTTCGAGATTTCAGAGCCCTACAGAAATGGCTGGACATAGTTTGGAGATTCGTTGTTCAAGTGCAAAGATGGTGGAGAACCATTACAAAAACACGTGCTTaagtttagggctgtcccaaacgactaattttctcccgattagtcagccgactatttttacgattagtcgactaatctaataattatttatttattttttaattttttaaactaatttagcaatgaaatttttgttgacgcttatcaatttaaaaaaaacatattggaacactcaaatcatttattaaagtacaaataaacacgtaaataacaataataaatcacaaataaacaatgagttcaaatgctgatagaattaactagtgtagcatcccgacggaaaagatggtctcttaaactgatggtttacaacttttattccatccttgatgtaaacacaccgtaagagctacggcgcacacaaataaagcaacacaattagaaattaacaaaaacttttcacatttttccttttaaaccttatttatatatcaatgaattgcctatatgaattgcctttaccttattaccttatcattgacaatctctcccttgagtgcaatcactgtatatactgtatatatttatgaccttttaaccttatataattttctataccataaaataaaccataacatgaaataaacctttcaattagcattaagaacaatactaatagcacttataggcccattgtcaatgaaacattattatttagtaaggcgacagcaccctctggtgtacaaaaaatggaaaaaaaaaaaaaaaccttacaaactgcgtgaaggcgcttgaggtgtttattcacggccgacgtgcagctaaGCTTtgcactgaagagacaggacagaagagtgtactctcctttgtttctttgaaataagtcaatgttttggacactctggtgcgctttttttggctttgtgccgctttccctgcttgcaaacagagcatccgacattctaactttccacgcatatatttttttaacccttcatttacCGCCGAcggcatgttgtgctcgtcgacggatttacgtcatcgatgacgtcgactacgtcgactacgtcgactagtcgggacagctctacttaaGTTGAGGCTAGGAAAATCAGGAATTGTCATGAAAACTCATAAATACAGGATGTGtggtaggggtgtgccatcttaggcaccccacgattcgattcgattacgattcagggtgctccgATTCGATTTTTGAACGATGATCGCGGTTGTCACGATTTTCGCTGTTATCgcaattatcgatgcatcgtgcagtactgtttaataaagtagccaaacaaatttatgtccattatttatttaaaatatccttatgattcaacaggaaagatggaaacatgcccatacaacaaaaagctgcccttaagctgcttatttatttatttatttatttatttatttacaagaaagtgcaaaaacattcaccattttaaagggagtaattATTTCTTTCAACAGTCAAcactacaataaaatttacattggtggaatgaattccacattttccggacacaaacaaagtgtctttagaaaaaaaagacttcttttaaccaatatactttgttttcacggtgttacaggtggaaatcacaactgctcttgataccgacacgcacacactcattacAGCGCGCGCACTTCTCTCCCCCTCTCTCCCGCAACAATAGATTTctttactatttcgcatgtttgtagtgttaccgctgtacttaatcatggttttacacattctgcatatgaaatacacattagagaattagctaattagcttagcgctcggcgctaactattaacatctcagaaacaacaacaataaagactTAAAAGGGTTCGTATCTTATAGCcgcacacaggtcttagcaacacactcaggacatttttcaattgaaattccttaaaactactgctggacagtaggaaagacaaggagcaacgaactctctcttcccctctcgctctaaaaaaaaaaaaaaaacttgcgtaCATTCTGTGCCTGCCTgtgtcatacacaaatttattttcccgtcttttaaaaaggagtaaatctctctcctagtaactgggagcatccatcataacgttgtgcgtgcgtccgttaaagacCAAatctgaagtaaggttggccaaccatgtttttgaataatatcaatggctaaacaattataagcatattttcgttttttttttttaacgcaacccttccagattctttgtttaacccatagcaatgcccttgacaacgaaattgcttttcttcgacaatcatcggaaatcttcggaaattacgtcacaccgagaactgcgagggaagtccaccacacacacagtattgttgcattgcttctcggtaagatgccacggcgggtgtgtggcgatgtattgttctcaatctaaagaaaagttgtatgagtggctgaaggaCAGCAGGGCCATGCCCAATGGACATTTTTTGTTCGCACtaagccaggggtgtccaaactttttgcaaagggggccagatttggtgtggtaaaaatgtggagggccgaccttggctgacgtcctttacgtagaacaatatatttaagaaaattttagcaagccattctgtgtgtcacatttgctttattattattttttaaattaatttagggctgtcaaaattatcgcgttaacgggcggtaattaattttttaaattaatcacgttaaaatatttgacgcaattaatgcacatgccccgctcaaacagattaaaatgacaacacagtgtcatgtccacttgttacttgtgttttttggtgttttgtcgccctctgctggcgcttggatgcgactgattttatgggtttcagcatcatgagcattgtgtaattattgacatcaacaatggtgagctactagtttaattttttgattaaaaattttacaaattttattaaaacgaaaacattaagaggggttttaatataacatttctataacttgtactaacatttatcttttgataaccacaagtctttctatccatggatcgcttgaacagaatgttaatgttaatgctatcttgttgatttattgttataataaacaaatacagttcttatgtacagtatgttgaatgtatatatccgtcttgcgtcttatctttccattctaacaataatttacagaaaaatatggcatattttatagatggtttgaattgtgattaattacgatgaattaattttactgctgtgattaactcgattaaaaattttaatcgtttgacagccctaatttcaacaatctcgcaactagcctttgtggcgttctctttcgactctcaggctcttgcgaaatactgctgctgtaaaattaaactagcttcaagttgcttcaatttctcgctacgtatcttccctgtaatcttgtcgtacatgtcgcgTGTCTTGTttcgtaatatcgcctcacattgaactctttaaaaacggcgactgtctctttgcaaatgacgcagacacagttgttgcgtattttagagaagaaatagtccaatttccacctatcctttcttttttttgttgaacgtcgccattttagaaatgtgGAATAAAGAgtaacacggggtaatgttgcttagagtgctgctgccttttagtgggtatgtgaggagcagcatttagtgtgtaagctacttcatatgctggtagcagtactgctgaccaatttattaagtctgtgtgcgggcctgaCGTTATtaatcttatgacagaggcttggGGCCGGacgaaatttgaccatgggccgcatttggcccccgggctggactttggacatgtctgcactaagcgaatgaatttcactccatcatcgagtagtgttctctgctacaaacacttcgaagattctTGCTTCCTCAattggtctgcttatgatcaaggatttgcaaaaaagtaagtgtgatttttggatagatgactga
Coding sequences within it:
- the LOC130932021 gene encoding transmembrane protein 265-like isoform X1, which encodes MTASLDMSHSSDISIKVDEETPLNTMPGSADSQTTYTAKKNGCVTTACCQDKHHRKLAVCSIICGISCIGIKALINSVKAEKEVNRELSARFSRRSKRLAITSIVIWLTILALTPILMALISYLVTLKD
- the LOC130932021 gene encoding transmembrane protein 265-like isoform X2 — protein: MSHSSDISIKVDEETPLNTMPGSADSQTTYTAKKNGCVTTACCQDKHHRKLAVCSIICGISCIGIKALINSVKAEKEVNRELSARFSRRSKRLAITSIVIWLTILALTPILMALISYLVTLKD